A part of Sparus aurata chromosome 19, fSpaAur1.1, whole genome shotgun sequence genomic DNA contains:
- the rbm33a gene encoding RNA-binding protein 33 isoform X2 gives MSANAQDYDFDEYDKPGAERSRRRRGEDDDLESDLEEDLLEEDWLSGKKNPSEVSDEELNDDLLQSDDEDVNMSGQDVCLNATYSMGTSYDQQDNLQEADYTDDVVNLGAEGCEGGGVEGYQQEEYTEEYSQDDNAEMPVDQMDYSEEQAEGDDGFQDEVLDIQINEPIDGEFQDDDYQTSYDDQPVDGHGVQQEEAPVEEEEEAVGGEEQQEEEEEDTAEGSQVFDTEEVENEAVPEETKEESDEEDEDDEESGRIRFKSERKDGAVVRLADASKRRNIPETLELSEKAKQDLMEFEEQERQKRQNRYGGRGRGGGGGGGGGGGIGGGRGGRGRGGFPPFGMTDFRGNRGRMHDHRPPLMGNMGMLPSSRMPPPHQLHQQQLQSQQHHPSRPRGPPPFQEHGRPLAQQPLQPLIPPHMAHRSPPLRPQMEPPPRMMSSPPPNFPQHHQQQPPQPKNIHINPHFRGPTSSSVQVPLMPPAQSQPRPAVGPQRFPGPGDFQQHMSGNFGQPQRPPHHMEPFRNQPPQGPQDREPLFMGERTESTRFPGQHMFDHQGPTPLMNNSHNLHHQQQLPGQGHMGFGPPGPAFNQPGQGPLGLFQREPPRPNLPPHQGHQGMVGLNQQGGPPNQPRPFMGPRQPFGQQGNLFPPPQVQFGMQVRLRGLMHGPPVSQLPHHDPMQSHQPVHQHQQHHRQELSHHQQQQLNVNEPHSMMRHGQNLFHQQQVHGSPRQMSPRPQNPQQRNMSNRQRMNTPISKQMQQRNSNLRELPVAPGNTNMNSARPAANVRPVAKATQGVRPGQSSQAVPAGGRGRGQVSAKTETQPGGEVRTVVRKEIPSTPSSTAPQNPDEDEETRQYRLKIEEQKRLREEILKRKEMRRQMQAGVRKKELLDRLNCQANTTSPSPAPSQIQPLQQIQQTPHPVQQQPPPPPQQQQQQQQQPQQQQQQQQQKQLQPQQLRPFPQRTPQSLNQSLKNPNQGTPVPPNGSAQTPMPRPNVKTRLQMAKGSAQQQQAPGPGPDQQWKRPQPNPQQLLQQRRNSVGQNINRPAAQIQSNQVPQKNIPVSPSVGPGQAHAQAQAQPQPQPQPQPQPQPQPQTQGPKPGAKRTVMQRARNSSFEGQQVPQKVRVVKLSGAGVDDPAQQEDNWSASPINQVVQRKVTMTGQQQQAPGGTPQAGRGAMGNPQQNRVVVSGRGRARGGGQMGRGRPVSTRASQKGAEIERCTVSIEGLSSSTTDTQLKNLLRSIGPIEMFKMMPQQRKAVAKFSSAQHASSFQMSFHRHMIDLSHIDVSLIDG, from the exons ATGTCAGCCAACGCTCAGG ACTATGACTTTGATGAATATGACAAACCCGGTGCTGAGAGGTCACGCAGGAGAAGAGGTGAAGATGACGATCTAGAGAG TGATTTGGAAGAGGATCTGTTGGAGGAGGATTGGCTGTCGGGTAAAAAG AATCCCTCAGAGGTGTCAGATGAAGAGCTCAATGATGACCTTCTACaaagtgatgatgaagatgtaaATATGAG cggTCAGGATGTGTGCCTCAATGCCACATACAGCATGGGCACATCCTATGACCAGCAGGACAACTTGCAGGAAGCAGACTACACAGATGACGTAGTGAACCTGGGCGCAGAGGGCTGTGAAGGAGGGGGTGTGGAGGGGTACCAGCAAGAGGAGTACACGGAGGAATACAGCCAGGACGACAACGCAGAGATGCCTGTAGACCAGATGGATTACAGTGAAGAGCAGGCTGAGGGTGACGATGGCTTCCAGGACGAAGTGCTAGACATCCAAATCAATGAGCCCATAGATGGTGAATTTCAA GATGATGATTATCAAACCTCCTATGATGATCAGCCTGTGGATGGACATGGAGTCCAACAGGAAGAGGCCcctgtggaggaagaggaggaggctgtagggggagaagagcagcaggaagaggaggaggaagacacaGCCGAGGGCTCTCAGGTCTTTGACACAGAGGAG GTTGAAAACGAAGCTGTGCCTGAAGAAACAAAGGAGGAATCcgatgaggaggatgaagacgatgaaGAGTCTGGTCGCATACGGTTCAAATCAGAGAGAAAGGATGGCGCTGTTGTTCGATTGGCTGATGCGAGTAAAAGGAGGAATATCCCTGAAACTCTAG AACTGTCGGAGAAGGCCAAGCAAGATCTCATGGAGTTTGAGGAACAAGAAcgacaaaagagacaaaaccgTTATGGAGGccgaggcagaggaggaggcggcggtggaggaggaggaggcggcatcggaggagggcgaggaggcagaggaagaggaggcttTCCACCTTTTGGAATGACAGACTTTagaggaaacagaggaagaaTGCATGACCACAGGCCCCCACTGATGGGAAACATGGGCATGCTG CCATCCTCCCGAATGCCTCCGcctcatcagcttcatcagcagCAACTGCAGTCCCAGCAGCACCACCCTTCACGTCCAAGAGGACCTCCTCCTTTCCAAGAGCATGGGCGCCCACTGGCCCAGCAGCCTCTTCAGCCCCTCATCCCCCCACACATGGCTCACCGCTCTCCGCCGTTACGGCCCCAGATGGAGCCGCCACCACGAATGATGAGCTCCCCGCCACCTAACTTCCCCCAGcatcaccagcagcagcctccaCAGCCCAAAAACATCCACATTAACCCCCATTTCAGAGGGCCCACGTCATCCTCTGTTCAAG TGCCCTTGATGCCTCCTGCTCAGAGCCAGCCCAGACCTGCTGTGGGTCCTCAGAGGTTCCCC GGACCGGGAGACTTCCAGCAGCACATGTCTGGTAATTTTGGTCAGCCCCAGCGGCCCCCTCATCACATGGAGCCCTTTAGGAACCAGCCACCTCAAGGCCCCCAAGACAGAGAGCCGCTCTTTATGGGAG AGCGCACAGAGTCAACACGGTTTCCAGGGCAGCACATGTTTGATCACCAGGGCCCCACCCCTCTGATGAACAACAGCCACAAcctccaccaccagcagcagctgcctGGCCAGGGCCACATGGGCTTCGGCCCACCAGGGCCAGCCTTCAACCAGCCGGGCCAGGGTCCGCTTGGGCTTTTTCAGAGAGAACCCCCAAGACCAAACCTCCCTCCCCACCAAGGCCACCAGGGGATGGTCGGCTTGAATCAACAAGGCGGCCCCCCAAACCAGCCCCGACCCTTCATGGGCCCTCGTCAGCCGTTCGGCCAGCAGGGGAACCTTTTCCCCCCTCCACAAGTCCAGTTTGGGATGCAGGTACGACTAAGA GGCTTAATGCACGGCCCTCCTGTCTCCCAGCTTCCACACCACGACCCCATGCAATCCCATCAGCCTGTGCACCAGCACCAGCAACATCATAGGCAGGAGTTATCCCATCATCAGCAACAGCAGTTAAATGTCAATGAGCCTCACTCAATGATGCGCCATGGCCAGAATCTCTTCCACCAACAGCAGGTGCATGGCAGCCCCAGACAAATGAGTCCCCGCCCTCAGAACCCCCAACAGCGAAACATGTCCAACAGGCAGAGGATG AACACACCTATCTCTAAGCAAATGCAGCAGCGCAACAGCAACCTACGGGAGCTCCCTGTAGCACCTGgcaacacaaacatgaacagTGCCCGCCCCGCTGCCAACGTTAGGCCTGTTGCCAAGGCAACGCAGGGGGTGCGTCCCGGGCAGAGCTCTCAGGCGGTGCCTGCTGGTGGCAGAGGAAGAGGCCAAGTTTCTGCCAAGACTGAAACACAGCCTGGGGGAGAGGTCAGGACAGTGGTCCGCAAAGAAATCCCAAGCACACCGTCCAGCACGGCACCACAG AACCCGGATGAAGATGAGGAGACACGGCAGTACCGTCTGAAGATTGAGGAGCAGAAGCGTCTGAGAGAGGAGATCCTGAAGAGAAAGGAGATGCGACGGCAGATGCAGGCTGGCGTCAGAAAGAAGGAGCTGCTGGACAGGCTCAATTGCCAGGCAAACACAACGAGCCCAAGCCCAGCTCCTTCACAGATTCAACCCTTACAGCAAATTCAGCAAACGCCACACCCTGTACAGCAAcaacctccaccaccaccccagcagcagcagcagcagcagcagcagccgcagcagcagcagcagcaacaacagcaaaaacagctACAACCGCAACAGTTGAGACCGTTTCCTCAGAGAACACCACAGTCATTAAATCAGTCACTAAAGAATCCTAATCAAGGCACCCCCGTCCCTCCCAACGGCAGTGCGCAGACTCCTATGCCACGTCCCAATGTCAAGACACGCCTGCAGATGGCGAAAGGTAGcgcccagcagcagcaggccccCGGGCCTGGTCCAGACCAGCAGTGGAAACGGCCCCAACCAAATCCGCAGCAGCTGCTACAACAGCGAAGGAACAGTGTTGGACAGAACATAAACAGGCCTGCTGCTCAGATCCAGTCCAATCAGGTCCCCCAAAAGAATATACCTGTATCTCCCTCTGTGGGCCCTGGCCAGGCTCAcgctcaggctcaggctcagcCGCAGCCTCAGCCGCAGCCTCAGCCGCAGCCTCAGCCGCAGCCTCAGACTCAAGGACCTAAACCTGGGGCTAAAAGAACTGTGATGCAGCGGGCCAGGAATTCTAGTTTCGAAGGACAGCAGGTGCCACAAAAAGTCAGAGTCGTCAAACTTTCAGGAGCG GGTGTGGATGACCCAGCGCAGCAAGAAGACAACTGGTCGGCTTCCCCGATCAACCAGGTCGTCCAAAGGAAGGTCACCATGACAGGACAGCAGCAACAGGCACCAGGCGGAACACCGCAGGCTGGCCGAGGGGCCATGGGCAACCCACAGCAAAACAGG GTTGTCGTGTCGGGTCGGGGTCGAGCGAGAGGGGGTGGTCAGATGGGTCGAGGTCGTCCGGTGTCCACCAGAGCGAGCCAAAAAGGTGCAGAGATCGAACGCTGTACTGTGTCTATAGAGGGCCTCTCCTCATCCACAACTGACACTCAACTGAAGAATCTTCTCAGGTCCATCGGCCCCATAGAG ATGTTCAAAATGATGCCCCAGCAGAGGAAAGCAGTTGCCAAATTTTCCAGTGCCCAGCATGCATCAAGTTTTCAGATGAGTTTCCATAG GCACATGATTGATTTGTCCCACATTGATGTATCGCTGATTGATGGATGA